A genomic region of Vitis vinifera cultivar Pinot Noir 40024 chromosome 7, ASM3070453v1 contains the following coding sequences:
- the LOC100245242 gene encoding conserved oligomeric Golgi complex subunit 1, which translates to MVATSGSGAEERGGMAVGNRDAESLFRSKPISEIRNVEATTRKQIQEKKEELRQLVGNRYRDLIDSADSILLMKSSCHSISSNISSIYSAISSLSASHSPHLSSPNPSRLTIYALASRIKYLVDTPENIWGCLDESMFLEAASRYVRANHVQTTLIDNADGHRRKILANFPLLQHQLQIVESFKAQISQRGRERLLDCGLGINAYADALAAVAVIDDLNPNQVLALFLDTRRSWISQKLAAANSTVVVSVFCQVLKIIQVSIAQVGELFLQVLNDMPLFYKVVLGSPPVSQLFGGIPNPDEEVKLWKSFRDKLESEMVMLDKEFIAETCSNWLKICGEEIVNKINGRYLIDAIVSGQELASAEKLVRETMDSKQVLEGSLEWLKSVFGSEIELPWSRTRELVLGDSSDLWDGIFEDAFVRRMKTIVDSGFEDLTRVVNVKNSIHAIAGIAADQTDFLAYSNRSLMDGGVWFMDPNIKKNSLVSGSKTSTEENDFRTCLNAYFGPEVSRIRDAVDSRCQSVLEDLLCFLESPKAALRLQDLAPYVQNKCYESMSTILMELKNELDQLYAAMNNGNSEDKTVPPAAIVERSLFIGRLLFAFQNHSRHVPVILGTPRLWVNESTKAVFDSLPSLSILRHSRLSIDSPMCDSPRQTLASSRRQTSLATAALRGANDSSSPNLEELRRITQDLCIRAYSLWILWVSDELSVILLQDLNRDDGLSATTPLRGWEETVVKQDQPNESQSEMKISLPSMPSLYITSFLFRACEEIHRVGGHVLDKPILQKFASRLLEKVIGIYGDFLSANDAGGSQVSEKGVLQVLLDLRFVADVLCGGDLNVSDDLSKSSKVKFPFRRKQDKKQTKSIIRERVDGLVNRFSQRMDPIDWLTYEPYLWENERQAYLRHAVLFGFFVQLNRMYTDTVQKVPTNSESNIMRCSTVPRFKYLPISAPALSSRGTTKTSIPTSSDDASSRSPWKAYANGELSQKIDFDDTSSFGVATPLLKSFMQVGSRFGESTLKLGSIWTDGQVGKFKDKSAAAMSTFGDILPVQAAGLLSSLTATRSDSRLPTERF; encoded by the exons ATGGTGGCCACAAGTGGCTCCGGCGCAGAAGAGCGCGGTGGGATGGCGGTGGGCAACAGGGACGCCGAGTCTCTATTCAGATCCAAACCCATTTCAGAAATCCGCAATGTGGAGGCCACCACCAGGAAGCAGATCCAGGAGAAGAAGGAGGAGCTCCGGCAACTTGTGGGCAACAGGTACCGGGACCTCATCGACTCCGCCGACTCCATCCTCCTTATGAAATCCTCTTGCCACTCCATCTCCTCCAACATCTCCTCCATCTACTCCGCCATTTCCTCCCTCTCCGCCTCCCACAGCCCCCATTTGTCCTCCCCCAACCCTTCCCGACTCACCATCTACGCCCTCGCTTCTCGAATCAAGTACCTCGTCGACACCCCCGAGAACATCTGGGGTTGTCTGGATGAATCCATGTTTCTCGAAGCTGCCTCCCGCTATGTCCGCGCCAACCATGTCCAGACCACCCTCATCGACAACGCCGACGGCCACCGTCGCAAGATCTTGGCcaattttcctcttctccagCATCAGCTCCAGATTGTGGAGAGCTTCAAGGCCCAGATTTCGCAGCGCGGTCGGGAGAGATTGTTGGATTGTGGACTCGGCATCAATGCCTATGCGGATGCCCTTGCTGCCGTGGCCGTCATCGATGACCTCAATCCTAACCAGGTTTTGGCTTTGTTTTTGGATACCAGGAGATCCTGGATCTCTCAGAAATTAGCTGCTGCTAATTCTACTGTTGTAGTTTCTGTATTCTGTCAGGTCTTGAAAATAATTCAGGTTAGTATAGCCCAAGTTGGGGAGTTGTTTTTGCAAGTGTTGAATGATATGCCTTTGTTTTACAAGGTTGTATTGGGTTCACCTCCCGTATCTCAATTGTTCGGTGGAATACCCAACCCGGACGAGGAGGTGAAGCTTTGGAAATCCTTCAGGGATAAGTTAGAATCTGAAATGGTAATGTTAGATAAGGAGTTCATCGCTGAAACTTGTTCTAATTGGTTGAAGATTTGTGGAGAGGAGATTGTGAATAAGATAAATGGGAGGTATTTGATAGATGCCATTGTTAGTGGCCAAGAGCTTGCTTCAGCTGAAAAGTTGGTTAGGGAAACAATGGACAGTAAGCAAGTGTTGGAGGGGAGTTTAGAGTGGCTGAAGAGTGTTTTTGGTTCTGAAATTGAGTTGCCTTGGAGCAGAACCCGGGAGCTTGTTCTGGGAGATTCTTCTGATCTGTGGGATGGGATATTTGAAGATGCTTTTGTTAGGAGGATGAAAACCATTGTAGACTCAGGATTTGAGGACTTGACCAGAGTTGTGAATGTGAAAAATTCGATCCATGCAATTGCTGGCATTGCTGCTGACCAAACTGATTTCCTGGCTTATTCGAATAGATCTCTGATGGATGGTGGGGTTTGGTTTATGGACCCAAACATTAAAAAGAATAGCCTGGTCTCTGGTTCCAAAACATCTACAGAGGAGAATGATTTCCGCACTTGTCTCAATGCATACTTTGGTCCTGAAGTTAGCCGAATTAGAGATGCTGTAGACAGCCGCTGTCAGAGTGTCCTTGAGGATCTGTTGTGTTTCTTAGAATCTCCTAAGGCAGCTTTAAGGTTACAAGATCTTGCACCATATGTACAAAACAAGTGTTATGAAAGCATGTCAACCATACTGATGGAACTCAAGAATGAGCTTGACCAGTTATATGCTGCCATGAACAATGGCAACAGTGAAGATAAGACTGTGCCACCAGCTGCAATTGTTGAAAGGTCTCTTTTCATTGGGAGACTCTTGTTTGCATTCCAAAACCACTCAAGACATGTCCCAGTGATACTTGGTACCCCAAGGTTATGGGTGAATGAGAGTACGAAAGCAGTTTTTGATAGTTTGCCATCCCTATCCATACTGAGACATTCTAGACTGTCAATTGATTCTCCAATGTGTGATAGCCCCAGGCAAACGCTTGCTAGTTCTAGAAGACAAACTTCACTGGCCACTGCCGCATTGCGTGGGGCTAATGATAGCTCAAGCCCAAACCTTGAGGAGCTTCGTAGAATTACACAAGATCTCTGCATTAGAGCTTACAGCCTGTGGATATTGTGGGTATCTGATGAACTTTCAGTTATCCTCTTACAGGATCTCAATCGAGATGATGGATTATCAGCAACAACTCCCTTGAGA GGCTGGGAAGAGACTGTAGTCAAGCAAGATCAGCCAAATGAGAGCCAATCAGAGATGAAAATATCGCTTCCATCTATGCCTTCTCTCTATATTACCTCATTTCTATTCCGAGCATGTGAAGAAATTCATCGAGTTGGTGGTCATGTCCTTGACAAGCCAATTCTGCAAAAATTTGCCTCAAGATTATTGGAAAAG GTCATTGGTATTTATGGGGACTTCCTCTCTGCCAATGATGCTGGTGGATCTCAAGTCTCAGAGAAAGGGGTTCTGCAAGTTTTACTAGATTTAAGATTTGTTGCCGATGTTCTTTGTGGGGGTGATCTCAATGTGAGTGATGATTTATCAAAAAGTTCAAAGGTGAAGTTTCCCTTCAGGCGGAAGCAGGATAAAAAACAGACCAAGTCAATCATTAGAGAGCGAGTTGATGGGTTGGTAAATCGTTTTTCACAAAGAATGGATCCCATAGACTGGCTTAC GTATGAGCCTTACCTCTGGGAGAACGAGAGGCAAGCATACCTCCGGCATGCTGTACTTTTTGGATTCTTTGTGCAACTTAATCGGATGTATACCGATACTGTGCAGAAAGTGCCTACTAATTCAGAATCAAATATAATGAGATGCTCCACGGTTCCTCGCTTCAAATATCTTCCCATCAG TGCTCCAGCTTTATCTTCAAGAGGGACAACAAAGACATCTATTCCAACATCATCTGATGATGCTTCTTCAAGAAGTCCCTGGAAAGCTTATGCGAATGGGGAGCTTTCTCAGAAGATTGATTTTGATGACACCTCAAGTTTTGGGGTAGCAACACCATTATTGAAGTCTTTCATGCAG GTTGGCAGCAGGTTTGGAGAAAGCACGCTGAAACTGGGATCCATATGGACAGATGGACAAGTGGGCAAATTCAAGGACAAATCTGCAGCTGCCATGTCAACATTTGGTGACATTCTGCCTGTCCAAGCTGCAGGTCTTCTTTCGTCCCTGACGGCCACAAGATCAGACTCCCGATTGCCCACTGAAAGATTTTGA
- the LOC100257176 gene encoding endoglucanase 12 yields the protein MHSANHWGGSLEINGDSGTDDERSRNMEWERQQHLHQHRHLDETQQSWLLGPHQGNGKKKYVDLGCIMCSHKALKYTIWSLVISFFVIALPIIIVKSLPQHKSHPSPPDNYTLALHKALLFFNAQKSGKLPKSNGIAWRGNSGLEDGKDLTDVKGGLVGGYYDAGDNIKFHFPMAYAMTMLSWSVIEYRHKYEAIDEYNHVRDLIKWGTDYLLLTFNSSASHIDKIYSQVGASVANSSKPDDHYCWMKPEDMDYDRPVQTANSGPDLAGEMAAALAAASIVFQDNTAYSKKLIKGAETLFTFARDFGKRTPYCRGNPYIEPFYNSTGYFDEYMWGAAWLFYATGNKSYISLATNPGLPKNSKAFYMIPDLSVPSWDNKLPAAMLLLTRLRIFLSPGYPYEDMLKSYHNVTGLTMCSYLQQFHVFNWTKGGLIQLNHGKPQSLQYVANAAFLASLFVDYMNATSIPGWYCGPNFIRAETLRSFATSQINYILGKNPMKMSYLVGYGTKFPKHVHHRGASIPNDNKKYSCTGGWKWRDSRNPNPHNITGAMVGGPIRTDNFQDIRTNYNYTEPTLAGNAGLVAALVSLTGSGGMSIDKNTIFSAVPPFYPPSPPPPAPWKP from the exons atgcaCTCAGCAAATCACTGGGGAGGGTCATTGGAGATTAATGGGGACTCAGGCACAGACGATGAGAGGAGCAGAAACATGGAATGGGAGAGGCAGCAGCATCTGCATCAGCATCGTCATCTGGATGAGACCCAACAAAGCTGGCTGTTGGGTCCTCATCAAGGCAACGGCAAAAAGAAATATGTGGACTTGGGGTGCATCATGTGCAGCCACAAGGCCTTGAAGTATACCATCTGGTCTCTtgttatttctttctttgtgatTGCACTGCCCATCATCATTGTCAAATCCTTGCCCCAGCACAAGTCCCATCCTTCTCCTCCAGACAATTACACTCTTGCTCTCCACAAAGCTCTCCTCTTCTTCAATGCCCAAAAGT CTGGGAAACTGCCTAAGAGCAATGGTATTGCATGGAGGGGGAATTCAGGGCTAGAGGATGGGAAAGATTTGACTGACGTGAAGGGTGGGCTTGTTGGAGGTTACTACGATGCTGGAGACAATATCAAGTTCCATTTCCCCATGGCATATGCTATGACAATGCTGAGTTGGAGTGTGATCGAATACAGACACAAGTATGAGGCCATTGATGAGTACAACCATGTTCGAGACCTCATTAAGTGGGGGACTGATTACTTACTCTTGACCTTCAATTCCTCTGCCTCCCACATTGACAAAATTTATAGCCAG GTTGGAGCCTCGGTAGCTAATTCTTCAAAACCAGATGATCATTACTGCTGGATGAAACCAGAGGACATGGACTATGATAGACCAGTCCAGACTGCAAACTCAGGGCCTGACCTTGCTGGGGAAATGGCAGCAGCCCTGGCAGCCGCATCTATAGTGTTTCAGGACAATACAGCCTACTCCAAAAAGCTCATCAAAGGTGCTGAAACACTCTTTACCTTTGCCAGGGACTTTGGCAAACGGACGCCATACTGTCGTGGGAACCCTTACATAGAACCATTCTACAACTCCACTGGCTACTTTGATGAGTACATGTGGGGTGCTGCATGGTTGTTCTATGCCACAGGAAACAAAAGCTACATCTCCCTGGCAACCAACCCAGGACTGCCCAAGAACTCCAAGGCATTTTACATGATTCCAGACTTGAGTGTGCCCAGTTGGGACAACAAGTTACCAGCCGCCATGCTGCTGTTGACGAGACTCAGGATATTCTTGAGCCCAGGCTACCCTTATGAGGACATGTTGAAGAGCTATCACAATGTGACTGGTCTTACCATGTGTTCCTATCTTCAACAGTTCCATGTCTTCAACTGGACTAAAG GAGGATTGATTCAATTGAACCATGGGAAGCCACAATCTCTACAGTATGTGGCCAATGCTGCCTTCTTGGCATCTCTTTTTGTTGATTACATGAATGCAACCAGTATTCCAGGCTGGTACTGTGGCCCCAATTTCATTAGAGCAGAAACGCTCCGCAGTTTTGCCACCTCTCAG ATCAACTACATTCTAGGCAAAAACCCCATGAAAATGAGCTACTTGGTGGGCTATGGAACCAAATTCCCCAAACATGTGCATCACCGTGGAGCATCCATACCCAATGACAACAAGAAGTACTCATGCACAGGTGGATGGAAGTGGCGTGATAGTCGCAACCCAAATCCTCACAACATCACAGGAGCCATGGTTGGAGGGCCTATTCGGACAGACAATTTCCAAGATATCCGCACCAATTACAACTACACAGAGCCAACATTAGCTGGAAATGCTGGGCTGGTTGCTGCACTTGTGTCCTTGACTGGCAGCGGAGGCATGAGCATTGACAAGAACACCATATTCTCAGCAGTTCCACCGTTCTATCCACCAAGCCCACCACCTCCAGCGCCTTGGAAGCCTTGA
- the LOC100267547 gene encoding uncharacterized protein LOC100267547, translated as MGDSDDGIKSERTVFVTVGTTCFDALVKAVDTQEFKKELSARGYTHLLIQMGRGSYFPKKSTGEDGSLVVDYFIFSSSIADNLRSASLVISHAGSGSIFETLRLRKPLIVVVNEDLMDNHQSELAEELAERKHLFCAHPQTLFQTVASMNLESLLPYHPGDAAPVAKLINRFLGFPDD; from the exons atgggAGATTCAGATGATGGTATAAAGTCAGAGAGAACAGTTTTTGTGACAGTGGGAACCACCTGTTTTGATGCTCTTGTTAAAGCAGTAGACACTCAAGAATTTAAGAAAGAGTTGTCTGCAAGAGGATATACCCACCTTCTCATTCAAATGGGCCGTGGATCCTACTTCCCCAAAAAG TCTACAGGAGAGGATGGGTCACTAGTTGTagactatttcattttttcatcgaGCATTGCAGACAATCTGAGATCAGCATCTCTTGTGATCAGTCATGCAG GGTCCGGGAGCATATTTGAGACATTGCGTTTGAGAAAGCCTTTGATTGTGGTGGTGAATGAGGATTTGATGGACAATCATCAGAGTGAGCTAGCAGAAGAACTAGCAGAGCGGAAGCATTTATTCTGTGCTCACCCTCAAACACTCTTTCAGACTGTTGCAAGTATGAACCTGGAATCCCTCCTTCCATACCATCCAGGTGATGCAGCACCAGTTGCTAAGCTTATAAATAGGTTTCTAGGTTTCCCAGATGACTAA